CGGATTGTGCGCCTTGCAGCGCGACAAAAACGGTGACGAAAAATTTATAAACTACATGGTAGATAGCGGCCTGCCCAGCAATAAAATTCAGGCTATTTTGGAAGATGAAGAAGGCCGGCTGTGGTTGAGCACCAACAACGGCGTGGCGCGTTTCGATCCCATCACCAAAAACGTTCGCCGCTACACCGTGCAAGATGGATTGCAGCATGCGCAATTTTTTCGCAATGCGGCATGGCGAAATGCTGCTGGTGAAATGTTCTTCGGCGGTAGCAATGGCTTCAACAGTTTTTTCCCGGCTCAGATCAGAGACGATCCCCGGCCTGCTCCGGTGGTGTTGACGCAGTTCAAAAAGTTCGACCATGTGCAACGTTTTGATCGGCCGCTCGCCGTCATCGAAAATATTGCGCTGCGGTACGACGAGAATTTTTTTTCCTTCGAGTTCGTGGCGTTGGATTACGCCGGCGCGGAGAATGTGCAATATGCTTACAAACTCGAGGGCCTGGATCAGGATTGGAGGTATTGCGGCGAACAGCGGATCGCGACCTATACCAACGTCGATCCAGGCGAATATGTTTTTCGCGTGAAAGCCTCTAATCATGATGGTGTTTGGCACGAACGAGGCGCATCCATCGAGATCGCGATTGCCCCACCTTTTTGGCAAACGGCTTGGTTTTTCCTGGCGAGCCTGGGCGCTACAATGCTCACGGCGTACGCGCTTTTTCAGTATCGTTTGCGCGCGCAGGTGCGCAAGTCATTGGAGCTGGAGCGCGTGCGGTTTCTTGAGCGTGAAAAAGTAAGAGAGCAGATTGCGCGCGACTACCACGACGAGATGGGCCACAAAATTACCAAGATCGGCTTGTTCAGTGAGTTGCTCACCAGAAACGTCAACGGCATCGCAAGGGAGCTGAAGGAGCATCTCGATAAAGTTTTGGAAGCCTCGCAAAGCCTTGCGCTCGACGCGCGCGATTTCATTTGGGCGCTGAATCCGGAAAAAGATTCATTGTATGAAACCTGTTTGCACTTGCAAGAATTTGGAAACACCCTTTTTGAAGAATCGGAAATCAACTTTCAAGTACAGGGTTTGTCCGAAGCATCAGCGCATGTCAAACTCAATATGGAATGGAAACGCCATCTCACGCTGCTCTTTAAAGAAGGCATGAATAACGTTCTCAAACATGCGCGCTGCAAAAACGTCGTTTTGGAAATCGAGATACAGCACGGCAATTTGCAAATGTCGTTGGCTGATGACGGCGTCGGGCTGGCCCCTATCAATGGCCATGTGCGCAACGGCGCGGGCGTGGGTTTGGAAAACATGAAACGCCGCGCGCAGCTTCTACACGGGCAATTGGAGATTGAGTCGCCGGAAGGCAAAGGCACGACGATTCGGTTTTTGAGTGCATTACCCATCAATGGGTATTGAAAAAGTGACATTAATTATTTATTCGGAATTGCGAATTCAACCCCTCCGCGGTCGTAAAAGTTTGGTGGAATACTATAATCCATGGTTTCGATCACCGTCTCTCTTATTGAAGATGACGCCGACATCCGGCGCGGCTTGATGCTCTTGCTCAATAACACACCGGGCTTCAGTAGCGCGGCAGCATATGGCGATTGCGAAACCGCCTTGCGTGAAATCGCGGACGATCCGCCCGACGTGTTGCTTATGGATATTCAACTGCCGGGCATGTCCGGCATCGAAGGGGTGCGCCGGCTAAAAAAGCTTCTGCCTGATCTCGATATTATCATGCTTACCATTCACGATGACGATAAACGCGTTTTCGATTCGCTTTGCGCCGGTGCGTGCGGTTATCTCGTCAAAACCACGCCCCCGGCAAAAATTCTGGAGGCTATCACAGAAGTGTATAACGGCGGCGCGCCCATGAGCGCGAGCATCGCGCGTTTGGTGATTCAATCATTTCGAAAATCTTCGGACTCCAATCTCTCGCCGCGCGAGCAGGAAATTCTCGGGCTGCTGTGTCAAGGCAAAAGTTACAAGATGATCGCCGCTGCGCTTCATCTTAGCAAAGGCACGGTGCATTCGCATCTCAAAAAAATTTACAAAAAACTCGAGGTCAATTCCATGACTGAAGCCGTGGCGAAAGCGCATCAGGAAAAACTTGTTTAAATTTTGCCGCTGCAAGTTAAAACCTGTTTGCTCGCGTGTTTTTGCATTTCTTTCACAAACAGGCTCAAGAAACGAGGATTTGAATGAAGCCAGAAAAAGCTCGATCACGCTGCAAAATTGTGCGCTTGAGAAATAATCTGAAATTCGCCACAAAACAAAAAATTTTCTTTGCACTCGTCTGGTTGCTCGTTCTGAATGCCGCGGTTGCGGCTCAACGGGTTTATCAGCACGAGGAAAAATTAGAAGGGCAAATATTTCTCACGCCGCAAATTGCCATTCCCGTCGAAAACGCCGGTTATACTTTAATGTTGCCGGAAAATGGCAAAGCCAAAGGGTTGGTCATTTTCTTCAATGCGAACCGCGATCCGTTGCCCTCCAACAAAGAACCCAATCTGGAATTTTATGCTCTACAGCACGATTTGGCCGCACTGTACGTGACGACCGGCAATCGCCTTGAATTCTTTTTCGAAGAAGCGAAACTCAAGCAGATTGATCGATACATTCATGAAGCGTTGAGCAAATACCATTTGCCAAAAGACAATTTGTTGTTCGCCGGCATGTCGCTCGCCGGAACGCGCGCGCTCAAGTACACGATCTTTTCCAAGCAGTACAAGGGCATCGTGCCGAAGGCCATCGCAATTTGTGACTCACCGCTCGACTTCGTACGTTTTTGG
This portion of the Cytophagia bacterium CHB2 genome encodes:
- a CDS encoding response regulator transcription factor encodes the protein MVSITVSLIEDDADIRRGLMLLLNNTPGFSSAAAYGDCETALREIADDPPDVLLMDIQLPGMSGIEGVRRLKKLLPDLDIIMLTIHDDDKRVFDSLCAGACGYLVKTTPPAKILEAITEVYNGGAPMSASIARLVIQSFRKSSDSNLSPREQEILGLLCQGKSYKMIAAALHLSKGTVHSHLKKIYKKLEVNSMTEAVAKAHQEKLV